The Saccharothrix variisporea genome has a segment encoding these proteins:
- a CDS encoding ABC transporter ATP-binding protein encodes MVSIDVWNASVDFPIFDAKSRSLKKLALGKVGGKIGSEGRVPIIEALHDINISLRHGDRVGLVGHNGAGKSTLLRLLAGIYEPTRGSSRIQGKIAPVFDLGVGMDPEISGYENIMIRGLFLGMTRKEMEKRVDDIAEFTELGDYLSMPLRTYSTGMRVRLALGVVTSIDPEILLLDEGIGAVDAAFLSKARDRLNDLVKRSGILVFANHSDDMLVELCNTAIWMDEGRVKMHGSLREVVKSYKGRDPYEHLSPETLERIGQSPVLSGNGGE; translated from the coding sequence ATGGTCAGCATCGACGTCTGGAACGCCTCGGTGGACTTCCCGATCTTCGACGCCAAGTCGAGGTCGCTGAAGAAGCTCGCCCTGGGCAAGGTCGGCGGCAAGATCGGCTCGGAGGGCCGCGTCCCGATCATCGAGGCACTGCACGACATCAACATCTCGCTGCGGCACGGCGACCGCGTGGGCCTGGTCGGCCACAACGGCGCGGGCAAGTCGACCCTGCTGCGCCTGCTCGCGGGCATCTACGAGCCGACCCGCGGTAGCTCCCGCATCCAGGGCAAGATCGCCCCCGTGTTCGACCTCGGCGTCGGCATGGACCCGGAGATCTCCGGCTACGAGAACATCATGATCCGGGGCCTGTTCCTCGGCATGACCCGCAAGGAGATGGAGAAGCGGGTCGACGACATCGCCGAGTTCACCGAGCTGGGCGACTACCTGTCGATGCCGCTGCGCACGTACTCCACCGGTATGCGGGTCCGCCTCGCGCTGGGCGTCGTGACCTCGATCGACCCGGAGATCCTGCTGCTGGACGAGGGCATCGGCGCGGTGGACGCGGCGTTCCTGTCGAAGGCCCGCGACCGGCTCAACGACCTGGTCAAGCGGTCCGGCATCCTGGTGTTCGCGAACCACTCCGACGACATGCTCGTGGAGCTGTGCAACACCGCGATCTGGATGGACGAGGGCCGCGTGAAGATGCACGGCTCGTTGCGCGAGGTCGTGAAGTCCTACAAGGGCCGCGACCCCTACGAACACCTCAGCCCCGAGACGCTGGAACGGATCGGCCAGTCTCCGGTGCTGAGCGGGAACGGTGGCGAGTAG
- a CDS encoding bacterial proteasome activator family protein, with protein sequence MTDAADSERHVVVVGPDGTPVGAARVPAGEDGGQDVTDLVEQPAKVMRIGTMIKQLLEEVRAAPLDEASRQRLKEIHKRSIDELEDGLAPELRDELERLSLPFTEDGTPSDAELRIAQAQLVGWLEGLFHGIQTALFAQQMAARVQLEQMRGRALPAGPSAEAPEGGHVRGGQYL encoded by the coding sequence ATGACAGACGCAGCGGACAGCGAGCGGCACGTGGTGGTGGTCGGGCCGGACGGGACCCCGGTGGGGGCCGCGCGGGTGCCCGCCGGCGAGGACGGTGGCCAGGACGTCACCGACCTGGTCGAACAGCCGGCCAAGGTGATGCGGATCGGCACGATGATCAAGCAGCTGCTGGAGGAGGTGCGCGCCGCACCCCTGGACGAGGCCAGCCGCCAGCGGCTCAAGGAGATCCACAAGCGGTCCATCGACGAGCTGGAGGACGGGCTCGCGCCCGAGCTGCGCGACGAGCTGGAGCGGCTGTCGCTGCCGTTCACCGAGGACGGCACCCCCTCCGACGCGGAGCTGCGCATCGCCCAGGCCCAGCTCGTGGGGTGGCTGGAAGGCCTGTTCCACGGCATCCAGACGGCCCTGTTCGCCCAGCAGATGGCCGCCCGCGTGCAGCTGGAGCAGATGCGCGGGCGGGCGCTGCCGGCGGGACCGTCGGCCGAGGCGCCCGAGGGCGGGCACGTGCGCGGCGGCCAGTACCTGTAG
- a CDS encoding cysteine desulfurase-like protein, translating to MAFDVARVRGLFPALGDGWVHLDAPAGMQVPEQVATAVSTALRAPVSGPGGIFPASQRAEAIVDAARRAVADLVGADPAGVVLGPSSAVLLQRLADALSEGWFLGDEVVVSRLDHPSNIAPWQRAAQRTGSVVRWAEVDIETCELPAWQYDELVTDKCKLVAVTAASGSVGSRPDLAKIAQAARRTDALVVVDASAAAPFVPLDITSMDADVVAVSANAWGGPPVGALVFRDPSRLDLLPSVAVEPGARGPERLELGPHAYPLLAGLVASVEYLAGLDDAAVGPRRERVLTSLSSVKAYQAGLLANLINELRSLRHVMVIGDAMRRVPALAFTVAGVKSTEGVEHLAERGVCAFADSGQHGVFSVLGVGEVGGAIRVGLAHYTNAVEVDELVRAVAELG from the coding sequence ATGGCGTTCGACGTCGCACGAGTCCGTGGGCTGTTCCCCGCGCTCGGCGACGGCTGGGTTCATCTGGACGCGCCCGCGGGGATGCAGGTCCCCGAGCAGGTGGCCACGGCCGTCTCCACCGCGCTGCGCGCACCGGTCTCCGGACCGGGCGGCATCTTCCCCGCGTCCCAACGCGCCGAGGCCATCGTGGACGCGGCTCGGCGGGCCGTCGCCGACCTGGTCGGGGCGGACCCCGCCGGCGTGGTGCTGGGGCCGAGCTCGGCCGTGCTGCTCCAGCGGCTGGCCGACGCGTTGTCCGAGGGCTGGTTCCTCGGCGACGAGGTCGTGGTCTCCCGGCTGGACCACCCGTCGAACATCGCGCCCTGGCAGCGGGCCGCCCAGCGCACCGGCAGCGTGGTGCGGTGGGCGGAGGTGGACATCGAGACGTGCGAGCTGCCCGCCTGGCAGTACGACGAGCTGGTCACCGACAAGTGCAAGCTGGTCGCGGTGACCGCCGCCTCCGGGTCGGTGGGCTCGCGCCCGGACCTGGCCAAGATCGCCCAGGCCGCCCGCCGCACGGACGCCTTGGTCGTGGTGGACGCCTCCGCCGCCGCGCCGTTCGTGCCGCTGGACATCACGTCGATGGACGCCGACGTGGTCGCGGTCTCCGCCAACGCCTGGGGCGGCCCGCCGGTGGGCGCGCTGGTGTTCCGCGACCCGTCCCGGCTGGACCTGCTGCCCTCGGTCGCGGTCGAGCCCGGCGCGCGGGGTCCCGAACGGTTGGAGCTGGGCCCGCACGCCTACCCGCTGCTGGCCGGTCTGGTGGCGTCCGTCGAGTACCTGGCCGGTCTGGACGACGCCGCCGTGGGTCCGCGCCGGGAGCGCGTGCTCACCTCGTTGTCCTCGGTGAAGGCGTACCAGGCGGGTCTTCTGGCTAATCTCATCAACGAACTGCGATCGCTCCGTCACGTCATGGTGATCGGCGACGCCATGCGCCGGGTCCCGGCGCTGGCGTTCACGGTGGCCGGCGTGAAGTCGACCGAGGGCGTCGAGCACCTGGCCGAGCGCGGTGTCTGCGCGTTCGCGGACTCCGGGCAGCACGGCGTGTTCTCGGTCCTGGGGGTGGGCGAGGTCGGCGGAGCGATCCGCGTGGGCCTCGCGCACTACACGAACGCGGTCGAGGTGGACGAACTCGTGCGGGCGGTCGCCGAGCTGGGGTAG
- a CDS encoding class I SAM-dependent methyltransferase, translating to MLDRVRHHPALEELRKRLRGKVLRAIDDVVGPYHRAHGEQLERLQRELAELRDEVRHQAGRITEETRRFEIRARRDLVFAGEREAATDSARFVRDHMVSAPHFEHPHATLEHALGLVEVEGLTLEFGVFAGTTLKIIAAARGGEGVYGFDSFEGLPEHWRSGFPAGMFNVDDLPDVPGAELVVGWFDETLPGFLAEHEGPVSFLHVDCDLYSSTKTVLDLVGPRLVPGSVVVFDEYFNFPGWREHEHKAWSEYVERTGTEFSYEGYTYDHEQVIVKITGVPDPRPASVTAP from the coding sequence GTGCTCGACCGAGTACGCCACCACCCGGCCCTCGAGGAGCTGCGCAAGAGGCTCCGCGGCAAGGTCCTGCGTGCGATCGACGACGTCGTGGGCCCGTACCACCGGGCCCACGGCGAGCAACTCGAACGCCTCCAGCGGGAGCTCGCCGAGCTGCGCGACGAGGTGCGGCACCAGGCGGGCCGGATCACCGAGGAGACCCGCCGGTTCGAGATCCGCGCCCGCCGCGACCTCGTGTTCGCGGGCGAGCGCGAGGCGGCGACCGACAGCGCGCGGTTCGTGCGCGACCACATGGTGTCCGCGCCGCACTTCGAGCACCCGCACGCCACGCTGGAGCACGCGCTGGGCCTGGTCGAGGTGGAGGGCCTGACGCTGGAGTTCGGCGTCTTCGCGGGCACCACGCTGAAGATCATCGCCGCCGCGCGGGGCGGGGAGGGGGTCTACGGCTTCGACTCGTTCGAGGGCCTGCCCGAGCACTGGCGCAGCGGGTTCCCGGCCGGGATGTTCAACGTCGACGACCTGCCCGACGTGCCGGGCGCCGAGCTGGTCGTCGGCTGGTTCGACGAGACCCTGCCCGGTTTCCTCGCCGAGCACGAGGGCCCGGTGTCGTTCCTCCACGTCGACTGCGACCTGTACTCGTCCACCAAGACCGTGCTGGACCTGGTCGGACCGCGGCTGGTGCCGGGCAGCGTCGTGGTGTTCGACGAGTACTTCAACTTCCCCGGCTGGCGTGAGCACGAGCACAAGGCCTGGTCGGAGTACGTGGAGCGGACCGGGACCGAGTTCAGCTACGAGGGATACACCTACGACCACGAACAGGTGATCGTGAAGATCACCGGCGTGCCGGACCCCCGTCCGGCGTCGGTGACCGCACCGTGA
- a CDS encoding NAD(P)H-quinone oxidoreductase, producing the protein MHAITIREPGGPDVLEWAEVPDPVAGPGEVLLDVAATAVNRADLLQRQGHYPPPPGASEVLGLECSGTVAALGEGVTGWAVGDRVCALLAGGGYGSRVAVPAAQLLPLPEGVDLVTAASLPEVACTVWSNVVMLGRLAEGETFLVHGGAGGIGTHAIQVAKALGAKVAVTAGSDERLERCRELGADITVNYKTQDFVSEVKADVILDNMGAAYLDRNVDALNPDGRIVVIGMQGGVKGELNLGKLLAKRASISATGLRFRPVDGPQGKGRIVADVRDRLWPLIASGQVKPVVDRVLPIREAADAHRALEGGSVFGKVVLEF; encoded by the coding sequence ATGCACGCGATCACCATTCGTGAACCCGGCGGGCCGGACGTCCTGGAGTGGGCGGAGGTCCCGGACCCCGTCGCGGGACCGGGCGAGGTGCTGCTGGACGTCGCCGCCACCGCGGTCAACCGGGCGGACCTGCTCCAGCGGCAGGGCCACTACCCGCCGCCGCCGGGCGCGTCGGAGGTCCTGGGCCTGGAGTGCTCGGGCACGGTCGCCGCGCTCGGCGAGGGCGTCACCGGGTGGGCCGTGGGCGACCGGGTGTGCGCGCTGCTCGCCGGCGGCGGGTACGGGTCGCGGGTCGCCGTGCCGGCCGCCCAGCTGCTGCCGCTGCCCGAGGGCGTGGACCTGGTGACGGCGGCCTCGCTGCCCGAGGTGGCGTGCACGGTGTGGTCGAACGTCGTCATGCTCGGGCGCCTGGCCGAGGGTGAGACGTTCCTGGTGCACGGCGGTGCGGGCGGCATCGGCACGCACGCGATCCAGGTCGCGAAGGCCCTGGGCGCGAAGGTCGCCGTGACGGCCGGGTCCGACGAGCGGCTGGAGCGGTGCCGCGAGCTCGGCGCGGACATCACCGTGAACTACAAGACCCAGGACTTCGTGTCCGAGGTCAAGGCCGACGTCATCCTGGACAACATGGGCGCCGCCTACCTGGACCGCAACGTCGACGCGCTCAACCCCGACGGCCGGATCGTCGTCATCGGCATGCAGGGCGGGGTGAAGGGCGAGCTGAACCTGGGCAAGCTGCTGGCCAAGCGCGCGTCGATCTCCGCCACCGGGCTGCGCTTCCGGCCGGTCGACGGGCCGCAGGGCAAGGGCCGGATCGTCGCGGACGTCCGCGACCGGCTGTGGCCGCTGATCGCGTCCGGGCAGGTCAAGCCGGTGGTGGACCGGGTGCTGCCGATCCGCGAGGCCGCCGACGCCCACCGCGCGCTGGAGGGCGGCAGCGTGTTCGGCAAGGTCGTGCTGGAGTTCTAG
- a CDS encoding glycosyltransferase, translating into MSSALPKGSVVGVVVTRHRRELLAQSLKVLAAQTRPLDHLVVVDNGPDQPVEDLVEQCPIPTTYLASHRNLGGAGGFALGMLHALSLGADWLWLADDDGRPADDRVLEVLLEEADRRKLAAVSPVVSNIEHPDKLAFPLRRGLTWKRRTADLGVDFLPGIASLFNGALFRASTVDVIGVPDYRLFFRGDEVEIHRRLVRTGLPFGTSLRVAYLHPDGSDEFKPMLGGRFHAQDPENPVKRYYTYRNRGYLLSQPGMRKLGMLEFFRFGLYFVGVRKDPKAFFEWVRLVRQGRQEKFFRK; encoded by the coding sequence ATGAGCAGCGCATTGCCGAAGGGTTCCGTGGTCGGGGTCGTGGTGACCCGGCACCGCCGCGAGCTGCTCGCGCAGTCGCTGAAGGTCCTGGCCGCCCAGACCAGACCGCTCGACCACCTGGTGGTCGTGGACAACGGCCCCGACCAGCCGGTCGAGGACCTGGTCGAGCAGTGCCCGATCCCGACCACCTACCTGGCGTCGCACCGCAACCTCGGCGGCGCCGGCGGGTTCGCCCTGGGCATGCTGCACGCCCTCTCGCTGGGCGCGGACTGGCTGTGGCTGGCCGACGACGACGGCCGCCCGGCCGACGACCGCGTCCTGGAAGTCCTGCTGGAGGAGGCGGACCGGCGCAAGCTCGCCGCCGTCTCCCCGGTGGTGTCCAACATCGAGCACCCGGACAAGCTCGCGTTCCCGCTGCGCCGGGGCCTGACCTGGAAGCGGCGCACCGCCGACCTGGGCGTGGACTTCCTGCCCGGCATCGCGTCGCTGTTCAACGGCGCGCTGTTCCGGGCGTCCACGGTCGACGTCATCGGCGTCCCCGACTACCGCCTGTTCTTCCGCGGCGACGAGGTCGAGATCCACCGCCGCCTGGTCCGCACCGGCCTGCCCTTCGGCACGTCGCTCAGGGTCGCCTACCTGCACCCGGACGGCTCCGACGAGTTCAAGCCGATGCTCGGCGGCCGGTTCCACGCGCAGGACCCGGAGAACCCGGTCAAGCGCTACTACACCTACCGCAACCGCGGCTACCTGCTGTCCCAGCCCGGCATGCGCAAGCTCGGGATGCTCGAGTTCTTCCGGTTCGGCCTGTACTTCGTGGGCGTGCGAAAGGACCCGAAGGCGTTCTTCGAGTGGGTCCGCCTGGTCCGCCAGGGCCGGCAGGAGAAGTTCTTCCGCAAGTAG
- a CDS encoding class I SAM-dependent methyltransferase, whose translation MDDALSRELADLAALHRLAPLMSEYLPTTPHELRPAALAAVVDEVLLGSRTVLVECGCGASSVLLARLLARRGFGHLLSIEHDERTAAFVASQLRREGLGHVARVVQAPLTPHPAALGSAHWYHPRLVHDEVSAFVERYGLVDLLLVDGPLLGDARYPALPVFRGVLAPGAAVLVDDAERPDEQTVLVRWAEEFALRFRTTPRTFLATGVALE comes from the coding sequence GTGGACGACGCTCTGTCCCGGGAACTCGCCGACCTCGCCGCACTGCACCGCCTCGCCCCGCTGATGAGCGAGTACCTGCCCACCACCCCGCACGAGCTGCGCCCGGCCGCCTTGGCGGCGGTGGTGGACGAGGTGCTCCTGGGGTCGCGGACGGTGCTGGTCGAGTGCGGGTGCGGCGCGTCCTCGGTCCTCCTGGCCCGCTTACTCGCACGGCGCGGTTTCGGGCACCTGCTGTCCATCGAGCACGACGAGCGCACCGCGGCTTTCGTGGCCAGCCAGCTGCGCCGGGAGGGCCTGGGCCACGTGGCCCGCGTGGTGCAGGCCCCGCTGACCCCGCACCCGGCCGCCCTGGGCAGCGCCCACTGGTACCACCCGCGGCTGGTGCACGACGAGGTGTCGGCGTTCGTCGAGCGGTACGGCCTGGTGGACCTGCTCCTGGTGGACGGCCCCCTGCTCGGTGACGCCCGCTACCCGGCGCTCCCGGTGTTCCGGGGCGTCCTCGCGCCGGGCGCGGCGGTCCTGGTGGACGACGCGGAGCGGCCCGACGAGCAGACCGTGCTGGTGCGCTGGGCGGAGGAGTTCGCCCTGCGCTTCCGGACCACCCCGCGCACCTTCCTCGCCACCGGCGTCGCCCTGGAGTGA
- a CDS encoding GNAT family N-acetyltransferase gives MDPWPYRHLVLRTPRLELRPDDDEGLLELVDVVLDGIHPPDEMPFGVEWTDAPRDRLGTDVLRYHWSVRAEQRPGRWAVNFLVRRDGRVIGEQTLVGHDFPITGEVSTGSYLGLRHQGAGLGTEMRAAVLLFAFDHLGARTARSSAFVDNPASLAVSRKLGYRPDGTLVQVRRGARAEQTRLVLDRDDLVRPDWELGVTGVTQCRWLLTG, from the coding sequence ATGGACCCCTGGCCCTACCGGCACCTGGTGCTGCGCACCCCCCGCCTCGAACTGCGCCCGGACGACGACGAGGGCCTGCTGGAACTCGTCGACGTCGTCCTGGACGGCATCCACCCGCCCGACGAGATGCCCTTCGGCGTCGAGTGGACCGACGCGCCGCGCGATCGGCTCGGGACCGACGTGCTGCGGTACCACTGGTCGGTGCGCGCCGAGCAGCGGCCGGGCCGGTGGGCGGTCAACTTCCTGGTGCGCCGCGACGGCCGGGTGATCGGCGAGCAGACCCTGGTCGGGCACGACTTCCCGATCACCGGCGAGGTGTCCACCGGCTCCTACCTGGGGCTCCGCCACCAGGGCGCCGGCCTGGGCACGGAGATGCGGGCCGCCGTGCTGCTGTTCGCGTTCGACCACCTCGGCGCCCGCACGGCCCGGTCCAGCGCGTTCGTGGACAACCCGGCGTCGCTGGCCGTCAGCCGCAAGCTCGGCTACCGGCCCGACGGCACCCTCGTGCAGGTCCGCCGGGGTGCGCGGGCCGAGCAGACCCGGCTCGTCCTGGACCGCGACGACCTCGTCCGGCCCGACTGGGAGCTGGGCGTGACCGGCGTCACCCAGTGCCGGTGGCTGCTCACGGGCTGA
- a CDS encoding M28 family metallopeptidase, whose amino-acid sequence MSARTRMRRAAIAAASASLAFAAAPAVDAAPAATALDGPALAQKLTKSVTVDGVNRHLIALQRIADRNAGTRAAGTPGYEASVEYVVGKLRGAGFDVTTPEFTYQVQVTDAATAKVGTTTYENIPLNFSPQTPVGGVTGPLRVVPEDGSTGCEATDFAGQDFTGAVALIRRGGCTFDLKHRNAAAAGAVAVIISNNVDGKLSGVTLGSPGVVPTGGVSKADGTALVASAGQPVTVDLRYHSEDRVSRNVIAQTKTGRTDNVVFAGAHLDSVQAGPGINDNGSGSAGLLETALKLGGSPKVRNAVRFGWWGAEELGLLGSTAYVKSLTFEQQLDIALYLNFDMIASPNAGYFVYDGDNSDGVGEGPGPYGSAQIEKAFVDYLTVEKQVQVEGTDFTGRSDYGEFIRQGIPAGGLFTGAEVLKTEAQVAKWGGKAGVAYDPNYHQAGDTLGNIDRVALDRNADALAWVTAVYAISTEDVNGVPSRATRATVRAEAARTLSLDDHHEEHHTHDATE is encoded by the coding sequence ATGTCAGCTAGAACCCGGATGCGTCGCGCGGCGATCGCCGCGGCGTCCGCGTCCCTCGCCTTCGCAGCGGCCCCGGCCGTCGACGCGGCACCCGCGGCGACCGCCCTGGACGGCCCGGCGCTGGCCCAGAAGCTCACGAAGAGCGTCACGGTGGACGGGGTCAACCGCCACCTGATCGCCCTCCAGCGCATCGCCGACCGCAACGCGGGCACCCGCGCGGCCGGCACGCCCGGCTACGAGGCGAGCGTCGAGTACGTCGTGGGCAAGCTGCGCGGCGCGGGCTTCGACGTCACCACGCCCGAGTTCACCTACCAGGTGCAGGTGACCGACGCGGCGACGGCGAAGGTGGGCACCACCACCTACGAGAACATCCCGCTGAACTTCTCGCCCCAGACCCCGGTGGGCGGCGTGACCGGGCCGCTGCGCGTCGTGCCCGAGGACGGCTCGACGGGCTGCGAGGCGACCGACTTCGCGGGCCAGGACTTCACCGGGGCCGTCGCCCTGATCCGCCGCGGCGGGTGCACGTTCGACCTCAAGCACCGCAACGCCGCCGCCGCGGGCGCCGTCGCCGTGATCATCTCGAACAACGTCGACGGCAAGCTGTCCGGCGTGACGCTCGGTTCGCCGGGCGTGGTCCCGACCGGTGGCGTGTCCAAGGCCGACGGCACCGCGCTGGTGGCCTCCGCCGGCCAGCCGGTCACGGTGGACCTGCGCTACCACTCCGAGGACCGCGTGTCCCGCAACGTGATCGCCCAGACCAAGACCGGTCGCACCGACAACGTCGTGTTCGCCGGCGCCCACCTCGACAGCGTCCAGGCGGGCCCCGGCATCAACGACAACGGCTCCGGCTCGGCGGGCCTGCTGGAGACCGCGCTGAAGCTGGGCGGTTCCCCGAAGGTGCGCAACGCGGTCCGCTTCGGCTGGTGGGGCGCGGAGGAGCTCGGCCTGCTCGGCTCGACCGCGTACGTGAAGTCGCTGACGTTCGAGCAGCAGCTGGACATCGCGCTGTACCTGAACTTCGACATGATCGCCTCGCCGAACGCGGGCTACTTCGTCTACGACGGCGACAACTCCGACGGCGTCGGCGAAGGCCCCGGCCCGTACGGCTCGGCGCAGATCGAGAAGGCGTTCGTCGACTACCTGACGGTGGAGAAGCAGGTCCAGGTCGAGGGCACGGACTTCACCGGCCGCTCGGACTACGGCGAGTTCATCCGCCAGGGCATCCCGGCGGGCGGCCTGTTCACCGGTGCCGAGGTGCTCAAGACCGAGGCGCAGGTGGCGAAGTGGGGCGGCAAGGCGGGCGTCGCCTACGACCCGAACTACCACCAGGCGGGTGACACCCTGGGCAACATCGACCGGGTGGCCCTGGACCGCAACGCCGACGCCCTGGCCTGGGTGACCGCGGTGTACGCGATCAGCACGGAGGACGTGAACGGCGTCCCGTCCCGCGCCACCCGCGCGACCGTCCGAGCCGAAGCGGCCCGCACCCTGTCCCTCGACGACCACCACGAGGAACACCACACGCACGACGCGACGGAGTAG
- a CDS encoding ABC transporter permease, producing MQHTSTVDRPVVPPAPDSRTFARAIGDVRDAWRQRELWGHLGWQDIKQRYRRSVIGPLWITISMGTTALALGLLYSTLLGQELPTFLPYVTVGFIVWNFILGVVTEGTEVFIANEGLIKHLPAPMTVHVLRMVWRQVLFFAHNLVVYIVVLAVFFPALTSEYQMEGDVVTHPGISWSVLLAIPAFLLLVVNAVWVAVVFGIISTRFRDIPPVIHSFINLIFFMTPIVWHVGVLNKFDGDTSWKILIAEFNPLYHFLEIVRAPLLGQVQDWHHWVVVGAFTVVGWALALVALRNYRARVSYWV from the coding sequence GTGCAACACACGAGTACGGTCGACCGACCTGTCGTTCCCCCCGCACCCGACTCCCGCACGTTCGCGCGGGCGATCGGGGACGTGCGCGACGCGTGGCGGCAGCGCGAGCTGTGGGGCCACCTCGGCTGGCAGGACATCAAGCAGCGCTACCGGCGGTCCGTGATCGGGCCCCTGTGGATCACGATCTCCATGGGCACCACGGCCCTGGCGCTGGGCCTGCTGTACTCGACGCTGCTCGGCCAGGAGCTGCCGACCTTCCTGCCCTACGTCACGGTCGGCTTCATCGTCTGGAACTTCATCCTCGGCGTGGTCACGGAGGGCACCGAGGTCTTCATCGCCAACGAAGGCCTCATCAAGCACCTGCCCGCGCCGATGACCGTGCACGTGTTGCGCATGGTGTGGCGCCAGGTGCTGTTCTTCGCGCACAACCTGGTCGTCTACATCGTGGTGCTGGCGGTGTTCTTCCCCGCCCTGACCAGCGAGTACCAGATGGAGGGCGACGTCGTCACCCACCCGGGCATCTCCTGGTCGGTCCTGCTGGCCATCCCGGCGTTCCTGCTGCTCGTGGTCAACGCGGTCTGGGTGGCGGTCGTGTTCGGCATCATCAGCACCCGGTTCCGCGACATCCCGCCGGTGATCCACAGCTTCATCAACCTGATCTTCTTCATGACGCCGATCGTGTGGCACGTGGGTGTGCTCAACAAGTTCGACGGCGACACCAGCTGGAAGATCCTGATCGCCGAGTTCAACCCCCTGTACCACTTCCTGGAGATCGTGCGCGCCCCGCTGCTCGGCCAGGTGCAGGACTGGCACCACTGGGTGGTCGTGGGCGCGTTCACCGTCGTCGGCTGGGCACTGGCGCTGGTCGCGCTGCGCAACTACCGTGCCCGCGTCTCCTACTGGGTCTGA